The following is a genomic window from Aphis gossypii isolate Hap1 chromosome X, ASM2018417v2, whole genome shotgun sequence.
tgATGCTACTCAGTATCAAATTGATGCTGGTCAAAAGAAATTTGGTGGTTTTTTGTGCCAACAATGTGGTCTATATTATTCAAGAGGTGAACCAGAAGATGAAGCGGAACATGATAAATACCATGCAGCCAaggatatttttaagtataatgtatgttgattaaaataaattgtttccttttataattttaacttatatctaatgttttagagttttaaaaatgaaaaagttcTTTATCAAGACACTGCTGAACGTATTGTTGTTATATCGGGCTCAGATTCTAAAATGGCATGTACAAAAGCTTTAGAAGTTATATCATTTGTTGATGTAGAACTTGGCTTTAACACACAAAATTCTGTTTTGCCTACGACtaaaaaggtatttttattttttattttttctagtttaattacttggtattaataattaacatatttataaaattgggaattattattttaggtttatttgtatattaaagataaacaAGTGATTGGATGTCTAGTAGTAGAACTAATATCTGAGGCTTATCGTAATCTAGAAACTGAAACAGAAGACATGGTTATTGTTTCTGAAGAATCGTATCCTGTTAAAGTTGGTGTTAATCGTATATGGACTAAATGGGATTGTCGTAAAAATGGAATTGCTTCAAAACTTCTAGACTGTTTCCGGTaagatttttaagtatttattggtTATTGCGGTTATTGTGAGATTATGTCGTAATATTCTTAGGAAATTCTGTTATTGCGATTACCACAAGTTAAtactactttaaattattataggacaatttttaatctaaattgaCTCACCTATTAAGACTTAAAGCATCAAACATATAAAAGTGATGTATGTTTAGATTGTTTACTTGTAAACAAATTTCATTGTTACacaattttatcttaaaacttgggaattcattataaaaagaaaaaaaattgctataACTTTTCCATAGAATAttgaccataatattttatcaaagttatgagtataaagttaatatgagtaatatagcttatattttatataagttcaCAAATCCAAATTAATCCTTTATAAGTCATTTGCGTCAACAGAATACTTGTGTAGATTACAgttgtaattcaatttttattttttaagtctattttttttcattctgaTGCTCTGATCTACATCTCTAATTTAACTCACCATAATGACttttatatgaaaacaatAGAAGAGGAAGCACATATCTTCTACACATGTCATGCTTTCATAAACAACTCTAAACTCATTCTAActctcttataaaaaaattttgccaTTCTTACACTCCCAGGTAATCTAAATCATTGGTTTAAAAAGAAAGTGGTGTTGTAacctttttcaaaaatttattatctaatgcttctaaaaaatttttaaaagctaaTGGGTGGctactttaattatatctttcatgttactcatattatttacacttgTTATCCCTCTTGTTATGCTAATTTGTTTAGATAgtttttgttcaataaatttatatatataaaaaaaggtcttatgtataaaatttgagttaaagaggaaattaatactttatttttaactttagaaTTACAATATTCACCAAGtgagagtatataataatttagtatggtaaatttgtttttctaacctttaatgatttaaaatttttatatcgtCCCCAATTTCATTCTGTTTCTTAGTTCCAGTTgcctatatgttttattagtcCAGATCAGAGGCttgttttttagtatttttttaaccgaCAGACTTTGCACTGGATGAGGGGTTGGCTCATCACAGTAATCCACCCCCAACCTGGAAGACTAGATCATCCTAACCACTTTAGACCAGAGTGATGGGTATTGCAGTATCCAATGAATGGTGTACTGGATGATGGGAGCACCAACTTTCCTACACTAGGTCGGGGCCTTGAGTTCACCAAACCCGTTACACTTAATGTCTCCCTACTTACGCAGGTTGGGTTTATTTTTGCCCCTCCCttaaacattatgtataaCCACCACTGCAAGAAATCGATGTAAGATTAGACTTGGGAAATTAGTGTgaagtcataaaaaaaaaaaattcaaattgttaGTTATATAGTGTTAGTTgtatattgtaggtactagctgggatttagtttttttgcatgtggtttattagtttattgagCTGACCCTACTtacgttatttatttgaaaataacaaaattgtataatactgcATTAATATGTGATAGTTGTAATAACAGATTTGagtttttcagaaaatatgataggtatattCGTCTTAATCAatgagtatacatttttatgaaaactgtttttttattaatgattcaaTACTAATATAACTGTTTTAGTAAAAACTACGCGTATGGACATATATTGACACTTCATGAAATAGCATTTACAGTACCCACACGTGCcggaaaacaatttattaaaaagtatacaaataaaaatgattattttgtttatactgggtggtaattttaattcctaagtataataagtattaactactatttttactgttcatatattttttttttattgttaagatTAGATTAAGAcctatttctataataaatatttttatgagattgtaatatttaataatgactaagtttttaaattttagaaacttatttaattaccaAATAAATAGCTTTCTTCAAATATACTAGTTTGATGTTTTCATAACTCAATGACAATTACAATTCTATTTTGATAcatatctaattataatattataaatatgtttgttaatGAATCTCTCAATCaagataatttcaaaatactttagaattgtattaaattatttgtatcaaataagtcacatttaagttaatatattaaaattcatttaaaggtatactatttttgaattgtaaaaTGCATAGTCATAATTTGGGCAAcatgtatagtttatttacttaattagagatagtaatagttatgtattttctattttatgcataatgttaatttttaaatcatatcatactaaataatatgtaacatttttgtaatataactatgtttcaattattaaatgttatttttatattttgagaaaGAAAAGATGTAAGATTGCAAGTCTGTAACTGCACTTAGTTTTAGTACATTTAAGAATAAAgatctattatctataatatagacaaCAGAATTGACACTTGGTATTAAAGTGCTGTTgatagaaaaacaatattttaactatcatTTCTTAGGAAAATACACATAAGGGAAAGAACTGAGTACTGACTATACCTCATTCCATATATCATGACAAAATAGATCtgttttgttaaattgttttacctTATacggaaaaattaattttgttttacagtAATTGATGATAATGAAGGATTCAATTGTGAGcagaattagttttatattggccaatattattttaccaacaTCGATGATGTGAAATAAAGATTTACTATGTTGATATTTGAAGTTATATGGACACTCAAGACTCAACATAaacgtaattaataattattaacatttaaccagggtagaaataattttgatagatTATTTCCATCACGACTAAGAGGTAAACATCAGCCACTGCATGCACTAGAGATCAAACTATATGAACACACTGAAAAGGTTAAGAGACTAATAATTAATGGGTTTTAtgcttttaaatacaattcttttgtttatgttttattttggtcGCCTGTTCTCTCCGGTGACAGATGCGAAGGTCATACACTAATgaacagttattaatttaaataaagactttattttaaagagaataacaatttaaattgtattaaggaattgttttattttaattataataatttataatattattatgttaaatattatgtactcccattttaaaataatgaagttctattacctacatacaatttttactttcaattatgaaaattaatacatcataGAGAATTTTCAAGAATACAGTAATAGCCAATGCTGTGTTTTGtagtttgttattaaattaaatcattcagAAATCCCAAACCAAAACCAAATGTGGCAAATATCGATCATAATCCATgtattttcctataatgaagAGTTATGAAGGACTCCAAAATCTGTTGAATGATATCCATAATCTGGTAATTTGTATTGGTAGTAATGATGGTGGAAAAAGGTCTTCAGAATGCTTGGGTAGCTTaccttcaaataatataaacacaaaaattaaaagatgtCCTAAGTGTAGTGAAGTAAGgcgaaaaatgcaaaaaaccAAACATACTAATATTCAACTacgaaaaaaatctaaatcttATAGACATAATGCaagaacaaaacaaaataaacgtcTCAAAATCAAGgtaagttttaagttaaaactaaTAGAGCTAATATGGCtacctatatgataatattgtaagccatttatattacaattacttATGTAATGATACttgacaacaataaaataatgaacaaaatgttatgtattataggtaatttccttacaacaaaaaatgcataatataaaaaatgaatataatagaattaaacAAGCTAAAGTAGATGAGTATATTACTTCATTACCATCTAAGCAAAGAGAAGTCGTAAAAGCTTGTTTAGATGCTGCTAAATGTAAATCTTCAAATGGTAGAAGATATACAACATGTTGGGCTTATGAATGTTTGCTGATGCGTATAAAATCTCCCAAACTTTATCGCAAAATGCGAAAGGATAATGTAATGCCTTTGCCATCATGCATAACCCTTAcaaggtatataaaaaaattgaatccaGCCTATGGATTTTCTCAGGCAACCTTtgaaattataggtatgaaatcaaaaaatatgaatgctGCTGAGAGACATGGTAAAGTATTTTTCTAACTGTCTTAGGGCCGTTCTTACAATGTCCGGTTAATGTCTGATACCGCTAAACCGGCAGAATTTCTTATGTGTTAACCGATAGAATTCTACTGGTTACTCTTAACCGACACTTCACCAGACATTGTAAGAACAACCC
Proteins encoded in this region:
- the LOC126552263 gene encoding N-acetyltransferase ESCO2-like, which produces TNQTPSPSQVACGKPTARRIKRIIDATQYQIDAGQKKFGGFLCQQCGLYYSRGEPEDEAEHDKYHAAKDIFKYNSFKNEKVLYQDTAERIVVISGSDSKMACTKALEVISFVDVELGFNTQNSVLPTTKKVYLYIKDKQVIGCLVVELISEAYRNLETETEDMVIVSEESYPVKVGVNRIWTKWDCRKNGIASKLLDCFRKNYAYGHILTLHEIAFTVPTRAGKQFIKKYTNKNDYFVYTGW